In Dromiciops gliroides isolate mDroGli1 chromosome 5, mDroGli1.pri, whole genome shotgun sequence, the following are encoded in one genomic region:
- the DCTN2 gene encoding dynactin subunit 2 isoform X2: MADPKYADLPGIARNEPDVYETSDLPEDDQAEFDSELEELTSTSVEHIIVNPNAAYDKFKDKRVGTKGLDFSDRIGKTKRTGYESGEFEMLGEGLGLKETPQQKYQRLLHEVQELMTEVEKIKTTVKESAAEEKLTPVMLAKQLAVLKQQLVASHLEKLLGPDAAINLTDPDGALANRLLVQLEAAKSSKGIGTGGKDSAGPSPDSSLVTYELHSRPEQDKFSQAAKVAELEKRLSELEATVRCDQDPQNPLSSGLQGSCLMETVELLQAKVSTLDLAALDQVEARLQSVLGKVNEIAKHKAAVEDADTQSKVHQLYETVQRWSPIAATLPELVQRLVTIKQLHEQAMQFGQLLTHLDTTQQMIAGSLKDNAALLAQVQATMHENLVTVEGNFASINTRMKKLGK; encoded by the exons ATGGCGGACCCCAAATACGCCGACCTCCCCGGCATT GCCAGAAATGAACCAGATGTTTATGAGACCAGCGACCTCCCTGAGGACGACCAAGCAGAATTTGATTCG GAGCTG GAGGAGCTAACAAGTACAAGTGTGGAGCACATCATTGTCAACCCAAATGCTGCCTATGACAAGTTCAAAGACAAAAGAGTGGGGACCAAGGGACTTG ACTTTTCGGATCGTATTGGGAAAACCAAAAGGACAGGATATGAATCTGGAGAGTTTGAAATG CTTGGAGAGGGACTGGGGCTGAAGGAGACACCCCAACAGAAGTACCAAAGACTGTTGCATGAGGTTCAAGAATTAATGACTGAGGTGGAGAAGATAAAG ACAACAGTGAAGGAGTCAGCTGCTGAGGAGAAGCTGACCCCTGTGATGTTGGCCAAACAGCTGGCCGTCCTGAAACAGCAGCTCGTCGCCTCCCACCTAGAGAAGCTGCTGGGACCTGATGCTGCCATCAACCTCACTGACCCTGATGGAGCCCTGGCCAA CCGTCTACTGGTGCAACTGGAGGCAGCTAAGAGCAGCAAAGGGATTGGGACAGGGGGCAAGGACAGTGCTGGGCCCTCCCCTGACAGCAGCCTGGTTACTTATGAGCTTCACTCTCGGCCTGAGCAAGACAAGTTCTCCCAGGCCGCCAAG GTTGCAGAGCTTGAGAAACGGCTGTCAGAGCTGGAGGCAACAGTGCGCTGTGACCAGGACCCTCAG AATCCCTTGTCTTCGGGCCTGCAGGGATCCTGCCTGATG GAAACAGTGGAGCTGCTGCAGGCAAAGGTGAGCACCCTGGACCTTGCTGCTTTGGATCAGGTAGAAGCACGACTACAG AGTGTCCTGGGGAAAGTGAATGAGATTGCTAAACACAAAGCTGCTGTGGAGGATGCAGACACACAAAGCAAG GTACATCAGTTGTATGAGACAGTTCAGCGCTGGAGTCCCATTGCTGCTACGCTTCCGGAACTAGTACAGCGACTTGTTACCATCAAGCAGCTGCATGAGCAAG CTATGCAGTTTGGTCAGCTCCTGACACATCTGGACACCACCCAACAGATGATCGCTGGTTCTCTCAAGGACAACGCTGCCTTACTGGCTCAG GTGCAGGCTACCATGCATGAGAACCTGGTCACAGTGGAAGGAAACTTTGCCAGCATCAACACACGAATGAAGAAACTAGGAAAGTGA
- the DCTN2 gene encoding dynactin subunit 2 isoform X3 — protein MADPKYADLPGIARNEPDVYETSDLPEDDQAEFDSEELTSTSVEHIIVNPNAAYDKFKDKRVGTKGLDFSDRIGKTKRTGYESGEFEMLGEGLGLKETPQQKYQRLLHEVQELMTEVEKIKTTVKESAAEEKLTPVMLAKQLAVLKQQLVASHLEKLLGPDAAINLTDPDGALANRLLVQLEAAKSSKGIGTGGKDSAGPSPDSSLVTYELHSRPEQDKFSQAAKVAELEKRLSELEATVRCDQDPQNPLSSGLQGSCLMETVELLQAKVSTLDLAALDQVEARLQSVLGKVNEIAKHKAAVEDADTQSKVHQLYETVQRWSPIAATLPELVQRLVTIKQLHEQAMQFGQLLTHLDTTQQMIAGSLKDNAALLAQVQATMHENLVTVEGNFASINTRMKKLGK, from the exons ATGGCGGACCCCAAATACGCCGACCTCCCCGGCATT GCCAGAAATGAACCAGATGTTTATGAGACCAGCGACCTCCCTGAGGACGACCAAGCAGAATTTGATTCG GAGGAGCTAACAAGTACAAGTGTGGAGCACATCATTGTCAACCCAAATGCTGCCTATGACAAGTTCAAAGACAAAAGAGTGGGGACCAAGGGACTTG ACTTTTCGGATCGTATTGGGAAAACCAAAAGGACAGGATATGAATCTGGAGAGTTTGAAATG CTTGGAGAGGGACTGGGGCTGAAGGAGACACCCCAACAGAAGTACCAAAGACTGTTGCATGAGGTTCAAGAATTAATGACTGAGGTGGAGAAGATAAAG ACAACAGTGAAGGAGTCAGCTGCTGAGGAGAAGCTGACCCCTGTGATGTTGGCCAAACAGCTGGCCGTCCTGAAACAGCAGCTCGTCGCCTCCCACCTAGAGAAGCTGCTGGGACCTGATGCTGCCATCAACCTCACTGACCCTGATGGAGCCCTGGCCAA CCGTCTACTGGTGCAACTGGAGGCAGCTAAGAGCAGCAAAGGGATTGGGACAGGGGGCAAGGACAGTGCTGGGCCCTCCCCTGACAGCAGCCTGGTTACTTATGAGCTTCACTCTCGGCCTGAGCAAGACAAGTTCTCCCAGGCCGCCAAG GTTGCAGAGCTTGAGAAACGGCTGTCAGAGCTGGAGGCAACAGTGCGCTGTGACCAGGACCCTCAG AATCCCTTGTCTTCGGGCCTGCAGGGATCCTGCCTGATG GAAACAGTGGAGCTGCTGCAGGCAAAGGTGAGCACCCTGGACCTTGCTGCTTTGGATCAGGTAGAAGCACGACTACAG AGTGTCCTGGGGAAAGTGAATGAGATTGCTAAACACAAAGCTGCTGTGGAGGATGCAGACACACAAAGCAAG GTACATCAGTTGTATGAGACAGTTCAGCGCTGGAGTCCCATTGCTGCTACGCTTCCGGAACTAGTACAGCGACTTGTTACCATCAAGCAGCTGCATGAGCAAG CTATGCAGTTTGGTCAGCTCCTGACACATCTGGACACCACCCAACAGATGATCGCTGGTTCTCTCAAGGACAACGCTGCCTTACTGGCTCAG GTGCAGGCTACCATGCATGAGAACCTGGTCACAGTGGAAGGAAACTTTGCCAGCATCAACACACGAATGAAGAAACTAGGAAAGTGA
- the DCTN2 gene encoding dynactin subunit 2 isoform X1, giving the protein MADPKYADLPGIARNEPDVYETSDLPEDDQAEFDSFAQELEELTSTSVEHIIVNPNAAYDKFKDKRVGTKGLDFSDRIGKTKRTGYESGEFEMLGEGLGLKETPQQKYQRLLHEVQELMTEVEKIKTTVKESAAEEKLTPVMLAKQLAVLKQQLVASHLEKLLGPDAAINLTDPDGALANRLLVQLEAAKSSKGIGTGGKDSAGPSPDSSLVTYELHSRPEQDKFSQAAKVAELEKRLSELEATVRCDQDPQNPLSSGLQGSCLMETVELLQAKVSTLDLAALDQVEARLQSVLGKVNEIAKHKAAVEDADTQSKVHQLYETVQRWSPIAATLPELVQRLVTIKQLHEQAMQFGQLLTHLDTTQQMIAGSLKDNAALLAQVQATMHENLVTVEGNFASINTRMKKLGK; this is encoded by the exons ATGGCGGACCCCAAATACGCCGACCTCCCCGGCATT GCCAGAAATGAACCAGATGTTTATGAGACCAGCGACCTCCCTGAGGACGACCAAGCAGAATTTGATTCG TTTGCACAA GAGCTG GAGGAGCTAACAAGTACAAGTGTGGAGCACATCATTGTCAACCCAAATGCTGCCTATGACAAGTTCAAAGACAAAAGAGTGGGGACCAAGGGACTTG ACTTTTCGGATCGTATTGGGAAAACCAAAAGGACAGGATATGAATCTGGAGAGTTTGAAATG CTTGGAGAGGGACTGGGGCTGAAGGAGACACCCCAACAGAAGTACCAAAGACTGTTGCATGAGGTTCAAGAATTAATGACTGAGGTGGAGAAGATAAAG ACAACAGTGAAGGAGTCAGCTGCTGAGGAGAAGCTGACCCCTGTGATGTTGGCCAAACAGCTGGCCGTCCTGAAACAGCAGCTCGTCGCCTCCCACCTAGAGAAGCTGCTGGGACCTGATGCTGCCATCAACCTCACTGACCCTGATGGAGCCCTGGCCAA CCGTCTACTGGTGCAACTGGAGGCAGCTAAGAGCAGCAAAGGGATTGGGACAGGGGGCAAGGACAGTGCTGGGCCCTCCCCTGACAGCAGCCTGGTTACTTATGAGCTTCACTCTCGGCCTGAGCAAGACAAGTTCTCCCAGGCCGCCAAG GTTGCAGAGCTTGAGAAACGGCTGTCAGAGCTGGAGGCAACAGTGCGCTGTGACCAGGACCCTCAG AATCCCTTGTCTTCGGGCCTGCAGGGATCCTGCCTGATG GAAACAGTGGAGCTGCTGCAGGCAAAGGTGAGCACCCTGGACCTTGCTGCTTTGGATCAGGTAGAAGCACGACTACAG AGTGTCCTGGGGAAAGTGAATGAGATTGCTAAACACAAAGCTGCTGTGGAGGATGCAGACACACAAAGCAAG GTACATCAGTTGTATGAGACAGTTCAGCGCTGGAGTCCCATTGCTGCTACGCTTCCGGAACTAGTACAGCGACTTGTTACCATCAAGCAGCTGCATGAGCAAG CTATGCAGTTTGGTCAGCTCCTGACACATCTGGACACCACCCAACAGATGATCGCTGGTTCTCTCAAGGACAACGCTGCCTTACTGGCTCAG GTGCAGGCTACCATGCATGAGAACCTGGTCACAGTGGAAGGAAACTTTGCCAGCATCAACACACGAATGAAGAAACTAGGAAAGTGA